The Chaetodon auriga isolate fChaAug3 chromosome 20, fChaAug3.hap1, whole genome shotgun sequence genome contains the following window.
gctccactcaATAATAAGTCTTTGTGTTTATGGATGCTTTGTGTCTCAGGGATTGGAAGGGCCACGGCTCTGGCTCTGGCACGCTGCGGAGCAAAGGTCACGGCGGTCACACGCACGCAGGCTGACCTGAACAGTCTGGTGCAGGAGGTAAattccttcacacacaaacacacgcacgcacaccctGTCAGCCATCTGAGGGCCCCATGTCCcccgacctctgacccctccaCACCCTCCTCTGTCCAATTGTGCTCCCATTCCATCTCTCTGCTCATTATCATCTGAGGTGTCTGCATTACTCTCCACTCCAACGctttgttcatctttttttattgtctctcctcatcatcctctccatcttcatcaGTGGATGAGGTGTGAAGACCAGCTCTCCTCTGGCTGATTATGTTGGTATTTGGAGTagtttcagaatcagaatcagaatcagaaaaagctttattgccatgtacgcttttacacatactaggaattttttctggtgaaattggtgcatgacacatctatcaaagtaagagcataagaatataacaatttaaatatatatacacaagtctgtttttgttgttgctattaccggaaacacagttctgtttttcagaaagaagtccaagttgagcgttaatgtaacgcatagagttatatttatatcagtcaatgtgacagaatgagtccgaggtggaatgtgaagagtgtcagggggggttccaggccttgttggtaaggctgacagcagacgggaaaaaactgttcttgtggcgtgaggttttggtcctgatggaccacagcctcctgccagaggggagtgactcaaagagagagggtgagtgagagggatcagccacaatctttcctgcacgcctcagggtcctagaggcgtacaggtcctgaagagatgggagattgcagccaatcaccttctctgcagaccgaatgacacgctgcagtctgcccttgtccttggcggtggcagcagcgtaccagacagtgatggaggaggtgaggatggactcaatgatggctgtgtagaagtgcaccatcattgtctttggcaggctgaatttcttcagctgccgtaggaagtacatcctctgctgtgctttcctgatgagggagctgatgttcggctcccacttgaggtcctgggagatgatagttcccaggaagcggaaagactccacagtgtcaatagtggagtcacagagggtgatgggggctggtgaggctgagttcttcctgtagtccacaaccatctccactgtctttagagcattgagctccaggttgttctgattgcaccaggtcaccagatggtcaacctcccacctgtaggcggactcgtcgccatcagagatgagtccgatgagggtggtgtcgtccgcaaacttcaggagcttgacagactggtgactggaggtgcagctgttcgtgtacagggagaagagcagaggagaaagaacacagccctggggggatccggtgctgatggtcttagcgtcggagaagtgtttccccagcttcacgcactgtttcctgtcagacaggaagtctgtgatccacctgcaggtggagtcaggcacgctcagctgggagagcttctcctgaagcagagttgggacgatggtgttgaaggcagagctgaaatccacaaacaggatcctggcgtaggttcctgcggagtccaggtgctggaggatgaagtggagggccaagttgactgcatcgtctacagacctgttggctctgtaggcaaactgcagggggtccaggagagggttagtgatgtctctgatgtgtgagagcacaaggcgctcaaaggacttcatgaccacagaggtcagggcgacgggtctgaagtcattaagtcctgtggtccttggcttcttgggaacagggatgatggttgaagacttgaagcaggctggcacgtgacatgtctccaatgaggtgttaaaaatgtctgtgaatactggagacagctgatcagcacagtgcttcaaggcagatggggagacagaatccggtccagctgctttccgggggttctgtctcctgaagagtctgttgacgtccctttcatggatggaaagagtcgtcactgaggtgggtggggagggggagaggggggcctttaaggttggcattggtggaggtgactggagctgttcagaggtgtcgtgggggatggttgctggactgtccctttgtctttcaaagcggcagtagaactggttcaggtcgttggctaggcgtcgatcgttgatggagtggggggctttaggcttgaagttagtgatctgcctgagccctttccagacagatgcagagtcgttagctgagaattggtgttggagcttctcagagtacagccgtttagcctctttcaccgccttgctaaacttgtacttcgactctttgtatctgtctttgtccccactcatgaaggcctcttcctttgccaaccttagctgcctgagttgggctgtgaaccagggtttgtcattgttgtaactcactctggtgcgtgatggaacacagcagtcctcacagaagctgatgtaggacgtcacagtctccgtgtactcatccagactgttggtagcagtcctgaacacatcccagtcagttgagtccaaacacgcctggagatcctccacagcctcactggtccacttccttgatgtcctcactacaggtttgcagagctttagtttctgcctgtacgcaggaatcaggtgcaccatgacgtggtcagagtggcccagtgcagcacgggggacggcgtgataagcatccctgacggtggtgtaacagtgatccagaatattctcctctctggtcgggcatttgataaactgtctgtatttagggagttcgtgggtgaggttacctttgttaaagttgccaaggacaataactaaggagtccgggttggtccgctccacacgcagtatctggtccgcgagcatacgctgtgcgtcctgcacgttggcttgcggcgggatgtaaacgccgaccagaatgaatgaagcgaactcacggggtgaataaaaaggcttacagttaatggtgaaatattccaggtcaggagaacagtgctgctggatcactgtcacgtccttgcaccaaccactgttgatgtagaaacggattcctccacctttagttttgccggaaagttccgtgtctctgtccgcgcggtggagttggaagccagccagctgcagcgcagagtccggtattaatccacagagccacgtctcgatgaagcacaaaactgCAGAAAGTCCcagtttttacccaacagcagttgtaattcctccagtttgttgggcagtgaacgcacgttagaaagaaatattcccggtaacgctgtgcgtagtccgcgctggcgaaggcgcacgagcgcgccggctcgttttcctctcctccggcgtttcactgcgtgagcaaaggtgagcgcacctttgacctgtatgtccaaaatttccactgttgggagcagaaatttaggaaataaatcctctggtgttgctcccctgatgttcatgagctcttctctggtgaaagagctccgggtaccgtcacaaaaaacagagttaaaacacaaaacaaaacaaaacaacgcgcaccaacacaccaaggcagccgtccgcggcgccatcttgatctacacatacacatacacatatgatGTACAGACATTAAACTGCTTTGACTTGCAGTTATATAGATATAAAGGTGTAATAAATGAAACACTATACTCCCATATATCCACAAACCTGTTCTGTTGTTCCATGCTAAATACTAATAATATACACAGCATGTACTTCATACTGATTTTCATAGTGTACTGTTTTGTGAGTCAGTACACACAAAATCACTACTAACATGATATAATTATGTTCTATTGCATGCTGGTTTCTATGTGGTTGTTTATGGAAGCCTTCTTCATGTATTATCTGCACTGACATGTCTAGTGttggtttcctcccacagtgtGCCTCCATCACTCCAGTGTGTGTGGACCTGGCAGACTGGGAGGCCACAGAGTTGGCCCTGCAGGACTTCGGCCCCATCGATCTACTGGTGAATAACGCTGCCTGTGCCAGCCTGCAGCCGTTTCTGGAGGTGACACCTGACCAGTTTGACCAGTAAGACAAAATGCAGATACTTTCGTGATCTCTAACTAGgaaggtgcagcagcagcagcagcaaatggtCACAGAATACAGCAAAGTGTAGAACACATGAGTCAAAATTCACTGTTTCATCAGGTGGCGACCTGTTCTGTTTGTTATGCTGTTTCATCTTCAGGTCATtcaatgtgaatgtgaaagctGCGCTGCATGTCTCCCAGGTACAATAATGGCTCTTCCAAAATGGCTGCACTtgcatgtttcatttgttctttgattttttctttttgctgtacGATGGCCAAATGTAAATGATGTCCAGATATTTTCAGCAACTTTGAAGCtgtttggcagcagcagtgttttgctAATATAAACATTAATGGTAAACTCAGTTTTTGCTGTCAGAGAAAGTGTACAAGAAAACTCAGACGGCCTCTTTACACATATCTCTTCTGGAATGGAAGAGTGGGGTACCGGAAGGTGTTTAAGAACACCGttagtttcatttcaaatgtctgCTTCCTCAAACAGCTTGTGTTGAATCAAACaaagctctgtctctctggtcaGATTGTGGCTCGTGGTATGAAGGCCAGAGGATCAGGAGGCTCCATTGTCAACGTGTCCAGCCAGGCCTCACAGTGTGCCCTGAGAGACCATGCTGTCTACTGTGAGTAACAGAGGAACAGCCCTGTGCTAACATTCATCAAGAGTTCAGTTTATGGAGCTCTGAAATGAAAGTAGCTTCGATCTTCAGAACATGTGCAAACAAATCTTAAACAGAGTCTTTGAGCTGAACTGATTGCATTGACTCACTGTCACTGAACCTGTGGCCTCTAGCAGTGGAGCTCCTCACCTGTTAGCTCAGCTGTGACACCCAGTGTGACACTTCCTGATTAAAAGCTTGTTAGAAGCCAAGCCAAAGAAACATGCTAGTGTGATAACTCCAAATAGCTGCTGTACTGTTAATTTTCTAAACAGTTGGGTTAttcctcatctccttcctcatATCCTGTTAACGCTCTACTGTAAATTGATACGTGTATTTACTGtttatgtttatatttatttagacgacatgttaaaagaaaaattattCATCTTTTTGTCTTTAACAACTGAATGAATTTTTTTTCAATGGGATATGAATGCCCATGCCACattggaataaaaaaaacagaaagaggtgTATTACATTTCAGTGATGTCCAGCAGAAGGCAGCATGGACCTGTTACTAGTTTTCAGGAGggaggtttttgtttttacgAGGAGGAAGCATCATCAtgccaaaatgaaaaacaatcaactgtccaatcacagctttggGGGCGATAACATGGCGGGGCTTCTTGGCACTGGCTCTGTCAGTGATGATGGCAGCCATGACCGAGAGAGCCTTTCCCATGAAAACAGCACTGCTGACTGTATATTTGtgattgactgtgtgtgtgtgtgtgtgtgtgtgtgtgtgtgtgtgtgtggggcggAGGTGGCGGGGGTGCAGCACTGAGACTGCACATAAGGGCCCAGGTTTTAATGCTGTAACCATGGTAACTTTAAGGTTTCTGTTGCTTCTGTCCAATCAGTCTTTGTGTTCCTGTCATTGTTCAGGTGCCACTAAAGGAGCCCTGGACATGCTGACTAAAGTGATGGCTCTCGAGCTGGGACCCCACCAGGTACCCTCACGCTTACACAGCATGGCAGCTTCCCTTGATCATTTCACCATATTTTGGCTCATTAGTTTTAACAGAAGGCTGCATCTAGTTTATATTCACTGAGCAATCAGAAAAATAGGAGTCCCTGTATATTAATGTGATGGAACACTCATATGTACTTTATTAGCAGGTTGTGACACtatgtgaaatgtaaaaaaacagaaaattattgCATTTACcgacaacagttttatgaagtgtgtCTGAGCCCATATAGTACCCTTTAtaccagtggttctcaactggtctggcttcTGGACACACCctcaccccttaatgacaagACACGATCCAAGCCGCAACACTAAGGCACTCCACTGCATAAAAAAATATCCTTCAAAAAgcactggattttttttcttaacattttcttttgcccAGGCAAAGGCCCgcaacccactgaaaatgggtCCGgcccaccagttgagaatcactgctttatacaaagtggtgaacctcgctccatccttgatccttgtgaacgactgagtcttttgaggatgctcctttcataaccaatcatgatactatcacctgttaccaatgaaccctCTGAACCCTACAACCTGGGGAGGACAGGTCAGAAAGTTGGGGTTCTTTAAAAATGTTGCCTAAATTACACTGCTTCCTAAGGAAAACTTAACCAAATTTAACcttaaaaaataatttttcaCCAAGATCACTATTCTACATCTCATTTAAAATTTCACCAAAATCCAACTATTTGCACTAAACTACTAATCCtgtaaaaaaacatcaaattctgCACTCTtcagagaaactgtgaagtCTTGATGACGAGGCTGAGACCTACAGTCATGTGACAATAGTTCAGCAAGAATTCATCTGAACTGCAGTAGAAGACACGGGAGACTGTACAGTTTGTAAGAATGGAAATATTTCAATATGTATAACCTATGGAGCCCTTACTTTTTCCCCAAAGTTGGGGGCACTTGGAAAAATGATGTTTATATAGATTCCATTTTTTTATTAAGTTTGTAAATAGTCAAAGAAGTTGTGCTTCTAGCCATGACTACCTCTAATAAAGCACTATTAAATCCATAATTTGACTCAGCCATTCAAGAACATTGAAAAAGATAAAGTAATGAGATGTTTAAACGTGGGGTGAATCATTCTGGAGAAAGGTTGTTCATATTGCCAGCGCCCCCTCTTCACAATGCAATTACACAACACTAGCCCACCAGATTTTCCGTCCCTTTAGCTCACCCATCTCCCCTCCCCATCCCCTTATTCTGTGCATGCGGACAAACGCctcctgttgctgattggctggaatagtgtTTGTGGCTCAGTCCAAGCCACTTTGTTGGTTTCCCATTTACAAAGCCAGGGCTGTGTACAAACACTGGACAGAACAGACAGCTTAGTGGACCCTGAGAAGACATTATTATCAACAATGACTCACACCACCTTTAAGTATAAGGAATAATGGTTGTTAATGGTGCTCTGATTGATGAATGTTGCACTTGTTTTAACTTCAGTGCCGGTGTTATGTTCTGATCAGATCCGTGTGAACAGTGTGAACCCCACAGTGGTGATGACAGAGATGGGTCGCCTGGGCTGGAGCAACCCCAAAAAAGCCGAGACCATGACCTCCCGCATCCCCCTCGGCCGCTTTGCAGGTCAGATACCACAGGCTATATACACATATTATTGACTTGatcagcatgtacagcaggaCAGAACAGATCCTCCTTTGATTTTTCCACTCTGTAATACAGTAACATGTAATTTCAGGTCACTGTTTGGTACCACCCTCTTTCTGTACAGCTTAATGATATGTATTTCATATCCCCATCCATTATATATGCTGCCAGAGCCTGTCCCAAAATGCACTGGGTGAAAGGCAAGGTGCAAATACATAGTCAGCAGTCCATCTGGTTACTACCTGCACATCGGAAGGGGATATAGCAGTTCAACATATggttatttgctttctttcccaCAGAGATGAGATGAATGATATCAATCCCAAAATGGTGTTTTTAGGATTTTGCACAGAACTGCTCCCAGCTACATTTACAGCTATTTTAAGAAGGCGTGGGAAGCTCATAGTCAGAACACCAGAGCCAGTGTAGCGAATCTTTATAGATATAAGTCTAAGATTGGTAAGTTTATGTAATTTCACTTTGTTCTTACTCTCTAAAATATCTTGGAGTTTTCTAATTTGTCAGTCTCTGTCTTGATAAAGGTTGGTGGACTGTGTAAATTACCAGAGACAATGGGTATACAATAGGTAAAAGTCCAGGGCTTTATCATTCTTTAACATTCTAAATATATTCAAAATGTCAATATACCAAACCAAGCCTGCCTATTCTACAGACAGATTTggataaatacacattttatgtgtttgtttaatagCTAGATATATTTTTGAACTTGTCAGACTTgactgttttcctctgtctcaagtctttatgctaaactagtTGTAGTGTAAATGCGTGAGACGCTCTTCTCATCTCGTGCTTATAATAATTTCAATAATGAACTATTTTTTGGATTTTAGGTTGTCCTCCTCTTTGCAAAAGAAGGTTTGCTCCCACCACTTAGTGTCCTCAGAAAGTTCATACAAGGTTGCTGAAAAGGAGGCTGGTTGATTCAGATTCAGGAATGTGGATTCCATCCTGGTTGTGGAACAATGGAGCAGCTCTTCACCCTTGCCTGCCCATCCCATGTGTTTTGTAGACGTGTATAGGGTTCATTATGTCCTTATAGCTGGGCTGAGAGCTGTGTTCGTATTCTCTGCAGTGAAGTCCAGCATGTTCATGGTCACTGTTGGACTCCACCAAGACTGAGCCTTGTTACCAGTTCTGTTTATTGGTATCACTGACAATCAGAATCCATAGCTGCAGTCAAATTCAAAGAAAATCTTTGTCAGCATGAGTATAGACCAAATGTCTCAGTGATGAAGTGTATGCACATACTTGCACCTCATAAATGTGTTAACCTAAGTGTTAACTGAGctccttgtgtgtctgtgtgcagaggtggaggatgTGGTCAATACTATTTTATTCCTACTGAGTGATAAGAGCAACATGACTAATGGAGTCACTCTGCCGGTGGACGGAGGCTTCCTGGCCTGCTGACCGAAATGAGGCTCGTCTCAGAACACCGCCCATCTTCTCAGATGAAAAAGAACACATATTTCCTGTCTTATCACCTCACTGCATTATACAGAGGTCATTTTTTGTCAGTAATTAAACTCAACCATTGTGCAATCAACCTCTAACTTTCCTttatttgtctgtatttatatCTAACAATGGGGCacgtttctgtttatttctgtttatgtaaATGATTTTGAGGATTATTGGTCATTACAGAGGCTTAAAATGTTTGCACATGAGGTGAGAAACAAATCTGAGTAATGATGATGTACAGTAGATTTACTTAACACTATATGGACAGCTTTATGCAGATGGTACAATCGTGATGGCTGAGACACCAGAAAGATTGTGTATTATTGTTGTAAAACTCGTTTGGCTGTGGCAGTTAGCCATACATTTAGATATAATGGCTTTTTTGAGTGAATCAAACAAACTAGGAGGCCAGTGTTTGCTCTGATGAACAAAGTTGCAGACTGAGGTCACCACAGACACCTGGGAGAGTTATTGTCTGGAAGTGATTCATGGGATTTTTATAATCTACataatacacagaaacacagcaaactcTGTTGTCGATGGCAGCATTTCCCATCCTGGTCAGGACTCAGGGCTTCATACAATGAAAAGCTGGATAGGAGagaattaaaacatattttctacCAAACGTGTATATGTTTAAAGAGTAGTGCCCTCCAAAAACAGTTGTTCTGTGCTTTGCTACAGAACCTCTATGACAGTGATCAGTCATATGATGGTATGATTATGGAGATATCGTAGCTTGATAATCAGACAGATTTGCaattcatttgatttgaatCAGTTAGCAAATCAGAGATGTGGGCAGTATTTAGAGGTCTGGCACCAGGCTAGAGTTGATCCAGTATACATGAAGTCTCCCGTTAACCTTGCACCCAAAGATGTGGATGTTCAGGATGAGCATGATGAGGTACAATAATTCCATAACTACAGGCTGTTTAATCCTGATTCTGTTATTGATAAAATCTCTTGCTAAGGCCTGtgtagggctgcagctaattaTTTCCTGGATTAAACAAGTTAAATGATATTGTAACTTTTGTCTCAAGTGATATCGTCACATTAATTGTTTTATGTCAGGAACACTCCAaatctcataaaaaaaaaaggaaagcagcaaattcttACACTGGTGGAGGTGAAACCAGAGAATGTTTGGTAATTTAGCTTGAAAAATTAAGTAGAAGTAATCAAAATAGttgtcatttttattgattGACTTATCAGAAAATCCACTTGGTCCACTATGTGTATATATTGTAAAAGTCTTTCTACATTAAGCATCTACCAATCAAAAAGAATCAAAAGATATTTACATACTGTGTCCCAAGGCcattcagtttgactgaagaTCAAGAAGTCAAGTGTCATATAAGTATAGCATAGGATTACTTCAAGCACTGTTAAATAGGTAGCTATTGAATAATTATTTGAATATCGGTGTTTGcttgtttacatgtttgtttatttaactgTCCAGAGTTTGATTTTCAATTACTAGGCAATAAGTGTTGCTGTCCAATAACATTACTTTCTTTTGCGTTCTAAGGTGCAACTAGGGATTGTTGgtgaataaagaaagaaaaggcttaGTGAAGAACAAATCATGACACTACACTGTGTACCTGACATATACATTTGTATTTAGTATACAAaaaattgaaatatttcaccacacagacatgtgaagtaataaaaaataagacaaacagtTGGAACAAGTATACAAGTCATCttacattacatacatacatggtCAATGCATTTCATCATACAACCTCTCTTAAGAATTATAGTGGGTCAAATAACCAGAGAACTTCCATGCAATAGTAGATTAGAATTTTTCGCTGCATTTCTCAGATACATTTTGACACCTTAGCTAGGCAGGACCACACAACATGATTCAACCACACAGTTTGCTATGCCAACCAAAGACAGCATGACAGAGTGGACTGCGGTGCTGCGTCTCACTACGCgagggagacagacacactgcaggccTGCAATCATATAGAAATGCATTTCATAAAGGTGCAATCTGCACTGTTTGCCACAATGACAAACTCCACAAAGATTGGCCCCTTTATAGTACACTGTTAGCAACACTTCTAACTTCAACATGAGCGACTATAATCCCTTTAGATTGAATTGTTTTAGAGCTAAATATTCAGGTACATGTAGATAGATATTCATAACGCATTCTTTTTCCAAGGATTATTCTGTACATCAGTGGAtgtcattaatattcattttttctttctttatgtcCACAGATTTTTGAAAAGTCTTGTGTATTACTACAATACAATATGAAATAGTaccaaaaactgaacactaaAAAACTTGGCTTAAAACAATACTGTCTTTTATGCACTATCCCAAACTGTCAAACAAAGCTGTCTCACTGATACCGACACAtgctcatccacacacacaaacaccagcgtCCATATACAGAGCTGtgatgcacacactcactctctctctcacttcctctcactcactctctctctctctctctctctctctctctctctcactcacacacacacacacacacacagaaaaacagagacaagatCTAAACAATGGGATAAATTAAGACAGAATATTTTAAGACCCATGCAAGCTCCTCCACCCCCAGAGGCAGAACTCAGGCAGCAAGGTTGTACAGCCCCCATGTTTGGCATGCTCATCTGTCACATGTTCACAGTTAGATGAAGTTACCCAAAAACACTTGACTAAGATCAGATGCTTGTTGAAAGTAAGAACACAACCGTGTTCAAGGAACAgacacagatttttttcaccATAAAAGGATTGCGCGGGTTGGATTCACCATTTCTACTTGCTAACAGTGAAATGTTTCGATTAGTAAAATAACTTGACAAAATGATGTTAACTCAAGCTATTAGCTTTTCTGACTGCCATCAACCACATCTCATGTGCTTCATGAGCAAAGACCCAGTGAATGACCCACAGAAGTCTTCATCATCTCTCCTTGATGAAGACCATGGGATATGGTTGAAAGCTTACAAAACAGCTAGAAGGTGGACTTTGAGttcagattattttgtcaaattcTTATTATATTCACATGTTGAGCTATGAGATCAATCACTGTCATTGGAAATAGCCGTTTTTAGCCTCAGTCAAAGACTGAGCAAACTCTTCCACTGATCAGGCATCAAGTGTGAAAGCTCAGGTGAAACCAAGTAAGTGGACCACATAAGTGAAagggtttatttttgtcaaactactCTTCACTGGGCCAATAATGAGCCTTCACAGTCAAATTTCAGGTTAGCTTAGGGTTGAGGATTTGTGCAAGGCTAAATGAGAAAAgccaaaaatgaagaaaacgtGTAATGAGTTCAGAGCCACTGGAGTTACAAGTCACCACTCTGACTGCTATTTAATTCTTGGCCACGTCTTTTCCATACAATCTTtttagaaaacatgtttatagATTTGTCTATCAGTTTCAACAACACTGTACTCACTACAGTCATTTTGAGATCTCCAAAAGGGGAACGGACATCAGCACTCAGACCCCATTAACTCTCATTCCTTTGACTCTGTCTAATGTT
Protein-coding sequences here:
- the dcxr gene encoding L-xylulose reductase, which gives rise to MEISFAGKRALVTGAGKGIGRATALALARCGAKVTAVTRTQADLNSLVQECASITPVCVDLADWEATELALQDFGPIDLLVNNAACASLQPFLEVTPDQFDQSFNVNVKAALHVSQIVARGMKARGSGGSIVNVSSQASQCALRDHAVYCATKGALDMLTKVMALELGPHQIRVNSVNPTVVMTEMGRLGWSNPKKAETMTSRIPLGRFAEVEDVVNTILFLLSDKSNMTNGVTLPVDGGFLAC